One window from the genome of Ailuropoda melanoleuca isolate Jingjing chromosome 5, ASM200744v2, whole genome shotgun sequence encodes:
- the LOC109491086 gene encoding LOW QUALITY PROTEIN: endogenous retrovirus group V member 2 Env polyprotein-like (The sequence of the model RefSeq protein was modified relative to this genomic sequence to represent the inferred CDS: substituted 1 base at 1 genomic stop codon): protein MMGMMTWTLLLALLLGMSWEENNKVGETWRENSVVNFSSIVASGNNLSNCWICHPHPQDGAPKFQFVPINEDITLTLTSGPVRSTPLLTVELDGRDDMRCVRLTDSWNQTGLQVKRPLLCKEQGQPCCPCWTDTCLPSVGSSPSIFPMSFSSSSSSCTPNQTHWCVDSSLLSPDDRPNFSCTYWKGTASPSWRLAYQTPSAFNSQEGIEEDSELGGGPLDGGPLSPGCKSTSSWGLLLRSWFNSSSPRQACTPPGYLFLCGPPQNKLPYEGSPNSSFSWPLRAVAYSCVDNVHFRGECTLGRLGPKGLGATVYNITSQTRRKRALSLILAATGEGVGLAAPWRGFAYRETTLKNLTQVIENLATNTSDSFEGLQESLDSLANVILDNRLALDYLLAKQGGVCAPVDDTCCTFINDSGEVELNSREVHRQARWLRVLNNHDAQTQWDSNRSSVPSIAXFLPVLGPLVAIILLLIFRPCLFNLLVMFVSSRQQFPVKLMVAQGSHLSGPKRNNVPIER from the coding sequence ATGATGGGAATGATGACGTGGACCCTTCTCTTGGCCCTTCTCCTGGGGATGAgttgggaagaaaataacaaagtggGGGAAACCTGGAGAGAAAACTCAGTTGTCAACTTTTCTAGCATTGTGGCCTCGGGAAATAATCTCTCTAATTGTTGGATCTGTCATCCTCACCCACAAGATGGGGCTCCTAAGTTCCAGTTTGTACCTATAAATGAGGATATTACTCTCACCTTGACTTCTGGTCCTGTTAGGAGCACACCCCTTCTAACAGTAGAGCTCGATGGTCGTGACGATATGAGATGTGTCAGGCTTACAGACTCTTGGAACCAAACCGGTCTCCAGGTTAAGCGGCCTCTTCTCTGTAAAGAACAAGGACAGCCCTGTTGCCCCTGCTGGACAGATACCTGCCTTCCCAGTGTGGGAAGCTCGCCCTCCATTTTCCCTATGTCATTTTCCTCCTCAAGCTCTTCATGTACCCCCAACCAGACCCACTGGTGTGTGGACTCGTCTCTACTCTCCCCAGATGACCGACCTAACTTCTCCTGTACATACTGGAAAGGAACAGCATCCCCTTCCTGGAGGCTCGCCTATCAGACCCCATCTGCCTTCAATAGCCAGGAGGGAATAGAAGAGGATTCAGAGCTTGGTGGGGGGCCACTGGATGGAGGGCCCCTGTCCCCCGGATGCAAAAGTACATCTAGCTGGGGTCTCCTTTTACGAAGCTGGTTTAATTCCTCTTCACCCCGCCAAGCTTGTACCCCACCTGGGTATCTGTTTCTCTGCGGTCCACCACAAAATAAACTCCCCTACGAAGGGAGCCCTAATTCCTCCTTCTCCTGGCCTCTTCGGGCAGTGGCCTATTCATGTGTAGATAATGTTCACTTCCGGGGAGAATGCACTTTGGGACGATTGGGCCCTAAAGGATTAGGCGCCACTGTATATAATATCACCTCTCAAACCAGACGTAAGAGAGCGCTCAGTCTCATCTTGGCAGCAACTGGGGAAGGCGTAGGACTGGCTGCCCCCTGGCGGGGGTTTGCTTATCGTGAAACAACCTTAAAAAACCTTACCCAGGTCATAGAAAACCTGGCCACAAACACCAGTGACAGCTTCGAGGGCCTTCAGGAGTCCTTGGATTCCTTGGCTAATGTCATACTTGACAATCGGTTAGCTCTGGATTATCTTCTGGCCAAACAAGGGGGTGTCTGTGCCCCAGTCGACGACACTTGCTGTACCTTCATCAACGACTCTGGGGAGGTCGAACTAAATAGTCGGGAGGTTCACAGACAAGCCAGGTGGTTGCGCGTGCTCAATAATCACGATGCCCAAACTCAGTGGGACTCGAATAGATCCTCTGTGCCCAGCATTGCATGATTCCTTCCTGTCCTGGGCCCCCTGGTGGCCATCATTCTTTTGTTAATATTCAGACCCTGTCTCTTTAATCTTTTGGTTATGTTTGTGTCTTCTAGACAGCAGTTTCCTGTCAAACTGATGGTGGCACAAGGGTCCCACCTATCCGGTCCCAAGAGGAATAATGTCCCTATAGAGCGTTAA